In one window of Helianthus annuus cultivar XRQ/B chromosome 17, HanXRQr2.0-SUNRISE, whole genome shotgun sequence DNA:
- the LOC110924497 gene encoding seed biotin-containing protein SBP65, which yields MAQQQRRENKTDEREIHVEKDKVPKMASHFESLTVKDSGDQPVVHHVVGTVHGAAGDQSEAKDQYKGPSLEEISKYRGVAQQNSMDAIRAAEEQYRKSKEMSTRAGETGRVTGGQVIKNNVSTTSAKGGQIGQQAEERLSSATQTAAENAARASDYTVMKSEQAKESLSSATQTAAEKAARAKDYAHEKGQQTGQQAKESLSSAAQTAAEKAARAKDYTLEKGQQTGQQAKESLSSAAQTAAEKAARAKDYTLEKGQQTGQQAKESLSSAAQTAAEKAARAKDYTLEKGQQTGQQAKESLSSAAQTAAEKAARAKDYTLEKGQQAGQQAKESLSSATQTAMEKAAMAKDYTLEKSGQAKDVVAEKTTGITSATVDVTKKGASYVGEKAVAAKDVVVESGKATAGYVGKAAGVVKDKAVVAGWSAAEFASDKAVGATETMANVASGVAGFAGNTVVGTKDVLVDVGKKTKDMVVSTEESAKDYAARKKMEKQRELEAKNAKGEGEWVGEEQEEISFRGEEVDEGPFAQQGTEEGSFFGQQGVEGGGGGGTAAAGGVMRVIGETLVEIGQNTKDMFVGQGGYEGEGRVGESKDKFRG from the exons ATGGCACAGCAGCAAAGGAGAGAAAACAAGACTGATGAGCGAGAAATTCATGTCGAGAAAGATAAAGTCCCCAAAATGGCCAGTCATTTTGAGTCACTCACAGTCAAAGATTCAGGTGATCAACCAGTAGTGCACCATGTGGTCGGAACAGTGCATGGTGCAGCTGGTGATCAAAGTGAGGCTAAAGATCAATACAAAGGGCCTTCTCTTGAAGAGATTTCCAAGTATAGAGGTGTTGCACAGCAGAACTCCATGGATGCCATTCGGGCTGCCGAGGAGCAGTATAGAAAGTCGAAAGAGATGTCTACTCGGGCCGGTGAAACCGGTCGAGTAACGGGTGGGCAGGTGATTAAAAATAACGTATCCACCACCTCTGCAAAGGGGGGCCAAATTGGTCAACAGGCAGAAGAGCGCCTTTCGAGTGCAACCCAAACTGCAGCGGAGAATGCAGCTAGGGCATCGGATTACACCGTCATGAAAAGTGAACAGGCCAAGGAGAGCCTTTCTTCGGCCACCCAAACAGCCGCTGAGAAGGCTGCTAGAGCCAAAGATTACGCACACGAAAAGGGTCAGCAAACCGGTCAGCAGGCGAAGGAGAGCCTTTCGTCCGCCGCTCAAACCGCTGCAGAGAAGGCAGCAAGAGCCAAAGATTACACACTCGAAAAGGGTCAGCAAACCGGTCAGCAGGCGAAGGAGAGCCTTTCGTCCGCCGCTCAAACCGCAGCAGAAAAGGCAGCAAGAGCTAAAGATTACACACTCGAAAAGGGTCAGCAAACCGGTCAGCAGGCGAAGGAGAGCCTTTCGTCCGCCGCTCAAACCGCAGCAGAAAAGGCAGCAAGAGCTAAAGATTACACACTCGAAAAGGGTCAGCAAACCGGTCAGCAGGCGAAGGAGAGCCTTTCTTCTGCCGCTCAAACCGCAGCGGAAAAGGCAGCAAGAGCTAAAGATTACACACTCGAAAAGGGTCAACAAGCCGGTCAGCAGGCGAAGGAGAGCCTCTCTTCAGCCACCCAAACAGCAATGGAGAAGGCAGCGATGGCGAAAGACTACACTTTAGAGAAATCGGGTCAGGCGAAAGATGTGGTGGCAGAAAAAACAACCGGGATAACAAGTGCAACCGTAGACGTGACCAAAAAAGGTGCTAGTTACGTGGGGGAAAAGGCAGTTGCCGCGAAAGATGTGGTGGTGGAATCTGGAAAGGCCACAGCTGGGTATGTCGGGAAGGCGGCGGGGGTGGTGAAAGACAAAGCTGTGGTGGCTGGGTGGAGTGCGGCTGAGTTTGCTAGTGACAAAGCTGTGGGTGCGACGGAGACAATGGCAAATGTAGCCTCCGGTGTTGCCGGGTTTGCGGGTAACACGGTTGTGGGAACAAAGGATGTTTTGGTGGATGTTGGGAAGAAGACGAAGGATATGGTGGTGTCAACAGAAGAGAGTGCTAAAGATTATGCAGCAAGAAAGAAGATGGAAAAACAAAGAGAATTGGAAGCCAAGAATGCAAAG GGCGAAGGTGAATGGGTTGGTGAGGAACAAGAAGAAATTAGCTTCCGGGGTGAAGAAGTCGACGAGGGTCCTTTTGCGCAACAAGGAACGGAGGAGGGTAGTTTCTTCGGGCAACAAGGAGTCGaagggggtgggggtggtggCACAGCGGCTGCAGGAGGTGTAATGCGGGTGATAGGGGAGACGTTGGTGGAGATAGGGCAGAACACCAAGGATATGTTTGTGGGGCAAGGTGGATACGAGGGAGAAGGTAGAGTTGGTGAAAGCAAAGACAAGTTTAGAGGTTAA